GTATGCGGATTATATCGACTCGGTGTTTGGTGAGGGCCCCGGCAAGCGTTACGGCGCCCCCGGACATGAGGAGATCGAGCTTGCACTGGTCAAGCTCTACCACGTGACCGGGCAGGAGCGCTACCTGAGGCTGGCCGAGTTCTTCCTGAATCAGCGGGGTCTGAAGCCTTCGGTGTTCCAGATGGAGAGGCCCGGCGAGGAGTACCGGCCGGAGCTTGGCTATCACCAGGACCATCTGCCCGTGCGCGAGCAGACCACTGCCGAAGGCCATGCTGTGCGCGCAATGTATCTGTACTCGGCCATGGCCGACGTGGCAGCGGAAACCGGGGATGCCGGGCTGCTCAAGGCCTGCGAGACCCTCTGGCAGAACGTGACCTCGCGGCGCATGTACGTCACCGGCGGCGTGGGCTCCAGCGCTCACGGCGAACGGTTCACCGATGACTACGACCTTCCCAACGAGACCGCGTACGCGGAAACCTGCGCGGCAATCGGGCTGGTTTTCTGGGCCCACAGGATGCTCCAGCTCAGCGGAGACAGCCGCTATGCGGACGTCATGGAGCGCGCCCTTTACAACGGAACTGTGAGCGGGTTGTCGTTGGATGGCACGAAGTTCTTCTACGTGAATCCCCTGGAAAGCGCAGGCGGGCATCATCGCCAGGACTGGTTCGGCTGCGCCTGCTGTCCGCCGAACATCGCGCGTATGGTGGCCTCCCTGGGCGGCTATGTGTACAGCATTTCCGGAAATGCGCTTTGGGTGCACCTGTATGTCGCGGGCTCAGGCCAGATGGAGATCGGCGGCCACGCTGTGACCGTGGAGCAAGAGAGCGACTACCCCTGGGACGGAAAGATCACCCTCCGCGTCAAGCCCGATAGCCCCGCGCTCTTCGCCTTGCATCTGCGCATCCCGGACTGGTGCGAGGGCGCGGCCACTCTCCATGTGGACGGAGCGCCGGTGGTTCTCGGCGACTGCATGAACAAAGGCTACGCCTGCATCGAGCGGGAATGGACGGGCAATGAGACGGTGACGCTCATGCTGCCCATGCCGGTCCTGCGCCTGCGCGCCAACCCGGCAGTGCGCCACGATGCGGGGCTGGTGGCCTTGCAGCGCGGGCCGGTTCTCTTCTGCGTTGAGCGCGCGGACAACCCGGCGGAGGTACACCGGCTGAGCCTGCCGGATGATGCGCAGTTCGAGGTGGAGTTCGTCGAGGACCTGCTGGGTGGGGTGGTCGTGCTGCGCGCGGTGGGTCTGCTGGATGAAGACGCCGGCTGGCAGGACGTTCTCTATGCCCCCGTCCCGGTGTCCACGAAGCCGCTGACCATCACCGCCATCCCGTACTGCGTCTGGGACAATCGCGAGCCCGGCCCGATGCGAGTCTGGCTGCGGCGTTGTTGAACTGAGTTCGGTTCCACAGACGCACCAATGAAAGAGAGGCGAGATCTGTGCTGACTTCCGAGATGGTGAAGGCGTTCGCACTCGATGCCGGGGCCGACCTGGTGGGGATTTCCTCCATGGATCGCTGGGAGGGCGCGCCGCTGCAGTGTGATGCACGGCAGATCGCCCCGGACGCCAAGAGCATGATCGTCCTGGGCTTCCGAATCCCGCGCGGCACCCTGCGGGGCATTGAGGAGGGCACCTTCTACGTCTCCTACGCCTCCATGGGCTATGCCGCGATCAACCACGTCCTGCAGCCCATGGTCATCTGGCGCATCACGGCCATGCTGGAGGACGAAGGCTTCGAGGCTGTGCCGATCGCCAACAACTTCCCGTGGACCAACTCGGACAGCAGCGGGCAGAATCCCGAAAAGACCGGGCAGCTCAACCCCGCCCGCAGCCTGCCCGTCGCCCAGGGCCGGCCTGCGCCGGACGTGTTCATCCACCTGCGCCTGGCAGCATTCATGGCCGGCATGGGCGAGATCGGCTGGTCGAAGATGTTCATTTCGCCGAAGTTCGGACCCCGGCAGAGGCTTGCGGTGATCCTCACCGACGCCGAATTGGAACCAGACCCGCTGTACGACGGCCCGCCGCTCTGTGACCGCTGTATGGCCTGTGCGCGGGAGTGCACTGGCGGGTGCATCCCAACGGACCCGGAGAAGTCGGTGAAAGTGACTATCGCTGGCAGGGAAGTGGAGTGGGCGGACATCGACTACACCGTCTGCAGCCGGTACTTCTGCGGGGCATCCGAGGAGTACAACCCTTTCATGGTCACCGAGGCTGATC
The sequence above is drawn from the Armatimonadota bacterium genome and encodes:
- a CDS encoding glycoside hydrolase family 127 protein; amino-acid sequence: MEPVSFDKVTVRDPFWAPRMEINRTTTLALEYRQMKDTGRIDVFRLDWTEGKEPRPHQFWDSDVAKWVEAASYSLATHPDPELERLLDETIELIAGAQQPDGYLNTYFTLVEPENRWKNLRDMHELYCAGHLMEAAVAHFRATGKRTLLDVMIRYADYIDSVFGEGPGKRYGAPGHEEIELALVKLYHVTGQERYLRLAEFFLNQRGLKPSVFQMERPGEEYRPELGYHQDHLPVREQTTAEGHAVRAMYLYSAMADVAAETGDAGLLKACETLWQNVTSRRMYVTGGVGSSAHGERFTDDYDLPNETAYAETCAAIGLVFWAHRMLQLSGDSRYADVMERALYNGTVSGLSLDGTKFFYVNPLESAGGHHRQDWFGCACCPPNIARMVASLGGYVYSISGNALWVHLYVAGSGQMEIGGHAVTVEQESDYPWDGKITLRVKPDSPALFALHLRIPDWCEGAATLHVDGAPVVLGDCMNKGYACIEREWTGNETVTLMLPMPVLRLRANPAVRHDAGLVALQRGPVLFCVERADNPAEVHRLSLPDDAQFEVEFVEDLLGGVVVLRAVGLLDEDAGWQDVLYAPVPVSTKPLTITAIPYCVWDNREPGPMRVWLRRC